A segment of the Phorcysia thermohydrogeniphila genome:
CTCCTCGTCAACAACCCTTTTATAGAGCTCCAAAACCTTAAAGTCTCCCGTCTCAAAGGCCTTCCTAACGGCATCAGCGGCGATAACCCCACTTTTCACGGCCGAGTAAATACCTTCCCCCGTCAAGGGGTCAACCAATCCTCCGGCATCACCCAGAAAGAGAACCCTATCCCTTAAAACGTCGTTCTTCCTCTTACCGCAGGGAATAGGGAAACCACCGGAGCTTAAGGTTTTCCCCACAACGCCGTGCTTCCTGTTAAACCGCTCAAGTTTTTCTTTAAGGTCAGGAACTTTCTTCCTAAACTCTCCAAGTCCGGCAGTAACAAAGTCACCCTTTGGGAAAATCCAGTAGTAGCCCCAGTCAAAATCGGTAAAGTCTATAAGAATCTCCTCCCTATAAGGGGTTTCAACGTCCACCTCAAAGGTGAACCCAAAGTCCCTTTTTACTTTTAGTTGCCTTGCTATCCTGCTGTTTGCCCCATCTGAGGCAACAACAACCCTTGCCCTGTAAGTTCCCTTTTCGGTTTTTATCCTCCATAGCTCCCCTTCCCTCTCTACCCCTAAAACAGCCTCCTTGGTGTGGACGGTAAAGTCTGAACTCTTTACGGAGGATTCAAAGAGAAAGTTGTCAAGTTCCTTTCTGTCGGTAAGGTAGGTGAGAACTTCCTCTGAAGGAAGGATAACCTTCTTAC
Coding sequences within it:
- a CDS encoding geranylgeranyl reductase family protein, coding for MVYDVAVSGLGPAGTAFLKGIEGSGLKVIAFDRAEFPRKKLCAGGLTPKAYSLLSSLFSQVERVVRVRVHKFVLCNGGKKVILPSEEVLTYLTDRKELDNFLFESSVKSSDFTVHTKEAVLGVEREGELWRIKTEKGTYRARVVVASDGANSRIARQLKVKRDFGFTFEVDVETPYREEILIDFTDFDWGYYWIFPKGDFVTAGLGEFRKKVPDLKEKLERFNRKHGVVGKTLSSGGFPIPCGKRKNDVLRDRVLFLGDAGGLVDPLTGEGIYSAVKSGVIAADAVRKAFETGDFKVLELYKRVVDEELGSEFFWARVVGNLFFKFKSLNFYVVEKEGSVGQITAELLSGKISYRQGIKEFFKLLLKLLARG